The proteins below are encoded in one region of Planctopirus limnophila DSM 3776:
- a CDS encoding prolyl oligopeptidase family serine peptidase, whose protein sequence is MKAYVWLMMMVWSLPCPGGSLLISEDQPPQTAPEAKIYRDRISPTWLPDESALWYRVEVAPKKEEYIRIDAATGLRSVHKDFKSMNLPGPAEIRTSTLTTSRRKGPAESEISCHLEFKNQMDEPVKLDWVKAEGESIPYAVIEPNASHTQHTFQTHQWIITRQNGEPLATIFADPATPRILIDGISGKAPRNSPSRRPRSSAQGFSPDGKWFARGSGNQVILTNGEMQDEVRISPPIPADAKIFGTASWSPNSEAFVFSSAIPVKVRQISIVETSPKDQLQPKVRQLNYAKPGDELDQPVPVLFRLENGSFKPVVLDSTLFTNQFTSSPSMNFHWSEDGREFYFDFNQRGHQCYRILAVDVKTGQVRPVVEEVSPTFVDYRNLSWRHWLPKTKELLCKSERDGWSHLWKFDVSGQKSPQQLTSGPWVVREIQRVDEASNTIWFTANGLRPEEDPYHLYLCKVSFDGTGFQQLTQGDGTHEIQFSPQSTYFVDTWSRIDHPPVVELRKSADGQLICEMERADATAYLAAGHTFPERFVATGRDEKTNIYGVIFKPTKFDPAKKYPVLENIYAGPHGAFAPKRFGAARQMQSFADLGFIVVQADGMGTNYRGKTFHDVAWKNLKDSGFPDRIRWIKAAAATRPWMDLTRVGIYGGSAGGQSAMRALLDYSDFYHVAVADCGCHDNRMDKIWWNELWMGWPVDESYAASSNAVDAHKLKGKLLLIVGELDSNVDPASTMQVVAALQKAGKSFDFQPIINANHGAAETPAGSRARKEFLIRHLKPEL, encoded by the coding sequence ATGAAAGCTTATGTCTGGTTGATGATGATGGTGTGGTCTCTGCCCTGCCCTGGGGGCTCGTTATTGATCAGTGAGGATCAACCTCCACAAACCGCGCCTGAGGCGAAAATCTACCGTGATCGGATTTCGCCCACCTGGCTGCCCGACGAATCGGCTCTGTGGTATCGCGTGGAGGTGGCTCCGAAGAAGGAAGAGTACATTCGCATCGATGCGGCAACAGGCCTCCGGAGTGTTCACAAAGATTTCAAATCAATGAATCTGCCAGGCCCTGCGGAGATTCGCACCTCGACACTCACGACCAGCAGACGCAAAGGTCCTGCCGAATCAGAGATTTCCTGCCATCTGGAGTTTAAAAATCAGATGGATGAACCAGTCAAACTGGACTGGGTAAAAGCTGAAGGGGAGTCGATTCCGTATGCGGTGATCGAGCCAAACGCCAGCCACACCCAGCACACTTTCCAAACGCACCAGTGGATCATCACCAGGCAGAATGGCGAGCCATTGGCCACAATATTTGCGGACCCTGCCACCCCACGCATCTTGATCGATGGCATCTCCGGAAAGGCACCGAGGAATTCTCCCTCAAGAAGGCCCAGATCTTCTGCTCAAGGGTTCTCTCCCGACGGAAAATGGTTTGCTCGCGGATCAGGGAATCAGGTTATTCTCACAAACGGCGAGATGCAGGATGAAGTTCGCATTTCGCCGCCAATCCCGGCAGATGCCAAAATCTTTGGGACAGCCTCGTGGTCGCCAAATTCTGAGGCCTTTGTGTTTTCGTCAGCCATACCTGTCAAGGTGCGGCAAATCTCGATTGTCGAGACCTCACCCAAAGATCAACTGCAACCCAAGGTACGTCAGTTGAACTATGCCAAACCAGGCGATGAACTGGACCAGCCAGTCCCTGTGCTCTTCCGTCTCGAGAACGGCTCCTTTAAGCCAGTCGTGCTGGATTCGACGCTCTTTACCAATCAGTTTACCAGTTCGCCCTCGATGAATTTTCACTGGTCGGAAGATGGTCGCGAGTTTTACTTCGATTTTAATCAGCGGGGACATCAGTGCTATCGAATTCTCGCCGTTGATGTGAAGACCGGGCAGGTTCGTCCTGTCGTCGAAGAGGTCAGCCCGACGTTTGTCGACTACCGCAATCTCTCCTGGCGACATTGGTTGCCGAAGACGAAAGAACTCCTCTGCAAGAGCGAGCGAGATGGATGGAGTCACCTTTGGAAGTTTGATGTTTCCGGGCAGAAGTCACCTCAACAACTGACCTCTGGCCCATGGGTCGTTCGAGAGATTCAGCGCGTCGACGAAGCATCAAACACGATCTGGTTCACAGCCAATGGGTTGCGTCCTGAAGAAGATCCTTACCATCTCTATCTCTGTAAAGTCTCGTTCGATGGCACCGGTTTTCAACAGCTCACACAAGGCGATGGGACTCACGAAATTCAGTTCTCTCCTCAATCGACCTACTTTGTCGATACCTGGTCGCGGATCGATCATCCTCCTGTGGTTGAACTTCGGAAGAGTGCTGACGGCCAGTTGATCTGTGAAATGGAGCGTGCCGACGCAACGGCGTATTTAGCCGCAGGCCACACCTTTCCGGAAAGATTTGTCGCTACCGGACGAGACGAGAAGACCAACATCTATGGCGTGATCTTTAAGCCGACAAAATTCGACCCAGCCAAGAAATATCCTGTCCTGGAAAACATCTACGCTGGCCCTCATGGAGCTTTTGCACCCAAACGGTTTGGAGCAGCCCGGCAAATGCAATCGTTTGCCGATCTGGGCTTTATTGTGGTGCAGGCCGATGGCATGGGCACCAACTATCGGGGCAAGACATTTCATGACGTCGCCTGGAAGAATCTCAAAGACTCCGGCTTCCCGGATCGTATCCGTTGGATCAAAGCTGCCGCTGCGACCCGTCCCTGGATGGATTTAACCCGCGTGGGAATTTACGGCGGGAGTGCCGGCGGGCAGTCGGCCATGAGAGCGCTTCTGGATTACTCAGATTTTTATCATGTCGCGGTGGCGGATTGCGGCTGCCACGACAACCGCATGGACAAAATCTGGTGGAATGAACTCTGGATGGGCTGGCCTGTCGACGAAAGTTATGCAGCCAGCTCGAACGCAGTCGATGCCCACAAACTCAAAGGCAAATTGCTGTTGATTGTTGGCGAACTCGATTCCAACGTCGATCCTGCCAGTACGATGCAGGTTGTCGCGGCTTTGCAGAAAGCGGGAAAATCATTCGACTTCCAACCCATCATCAACGCCAACCACGGAGCCGCAGAAACACCCGCAGGCAGCCGAGCCCGCAAAGAGTTTCTCATCCGCCACTTGAAGCCAGAACTTTAA
- a CDS encoding N-acyl-D-amino-acid deacylase family protein gives MTMNCGERVSMRHTALTLLICSLLQGSDLLAKDALVFRNATIYDGGGAPPVIGHVSIDKGKITSLGQGDGPEATWVIDAKGLVIAPGFIDLHTHSDPSVTSVNSRACTNYIMQGCTTSVTGNCGSGPVDVADYYKKINTPGAGTNVAHLLPQGSLRSQVVGSENRKPTPEELAKMRALAKKAMDDGAWGMSTGLIYLPGSYSSTEELIEIASEIAAGGGFYASHIRGEASTLLPSVLEAIEIGEKAGCPTHISHIKAADTPNWGSIGQAIALIETAQRKGLKVTADQYPYTAFSTTLEPTIFPNWARSGGRKELIARLNDPEAGPKIREEVAREIKTSDDGRQIVISSCSRYPQYVGKNLYEIGQMDKITATEAVEKITRAGGARIVKFAMSEDDVRTAMTYPWVATASDASAGLPTADRPHPRGYGTFPRKIGHYAIREQVISLEHAIRSATGLPADILGFKDRGYLKTGYAADIVVFDPQSFIDKATFEEPYQYAEGMQYVLVNGTMAVYKGTPTGALAGRALQKNADQKTAK, from the coding sequence ATGACCATGAATTGTGGTGAAAGAGTCTCCATGCGGCATACGGCCCTCACCTTATTGATCTGTTCGCTTTTGCAAGGGAGTGATCTCCTCGCGAAAGATGCTCTCGTCTTCCGCAATGCCACCATCTACGACGGCGGCGGTGCTCCTCCGGTTATTGGTCATGTGTCGATCGACAAGGGGAAGATCACCTCTCTCGGCCAAGGCGACGGCCCAGAAGCCACTTGGGTGATCGACGCCAAAGGCCTGGTTATCGCGCCGGGATTCATCGACCTCCATACGCATAGCGATCCCAGCGTTACCTCTGTGAACAGCCGTGCCTGCACCAATTACATCATGCAGGGCTGCACGACTTCGGTTACCGGCAACTGTGGCAGCGGCCCGGTCGATGTGGCCGACTACTACAAGAAGATCAACACGCCCGGTGCAGGGACGAATGTGGCCCATTTGTTGCCGCAAGGCTCGCTGCGTTCCCAGGTGGTTGGCTCGGAGAACCGCAAGCCGACGCCCGAAGAACTGGCCAAAATGCGGGCTCTGGCGAAGAAGGCGATGGATGACGGGGCCTGGGGCATGTCCACCGGCCTCATCTACCTCCCGGGCAGCTATTCCAGTACCGAAGAGTTGATCGAGATCGCCAGCGAGATCGCTGCCGGTGGCGGATTCTACGCCAGTCATATCCGGGGCGAAGCTTCTACGCTCCTCCCCTCCGTCCTGGAGGCGATCGAGATCGGCGAGAAGGCGGGCTGCCCCACGCATATCTCGCACATCAAGGCCGCGGACACCCCGAATTGGGGCAGCATCGGCCAGGCCATCGCCCTTATCGAGACAGCCCAAAGGAAGGGACTCAAAGTCACAGCGGATCAGTATCCTTACACCGCTTTCAGCACGACTCTCGAACCCACGATTTTCCCCAATTGGGCTCGCTCTGGGGGACGAAAAGAATTGATCGCCCGACTCAACGATCCCGAAGCCGGACCGAAGATCCGCGAGGAGGTGGCTCGGGAGATCAAGACTTCCGACGACGGCCGACAGATAGTGATTTCAAGCTGCAGTCGCTATCCGCAATACGTCGGCAAAAACCTCTATGAGATCGGCCAGATGGATAAGATCACCGCGACGGAAGCGGTCGAGAAGATCACCCGTGCTGGCGGTGCCCGGATCGTCAAGTTCGCCATGAGTGAAGACGATGTCCGCACGGCGATGACCTATCCCTGGGTGGCGACAGCATCGGATGCCTCGGCGGGGCTCCCCACCGCCGACCGTCCCCACCCCCGCGGCTACGGCACCTTCCCCCGCAAGATCGGGCATTACGCGATTCGCGAACAGGTGATCAGCCTCGAACACGCCATCCGCAGTGCGACGGGCCTCCCAGCCGACATTCTTGGCTTCAAGGACCGGGGCTATTTGAAAACTGGCTACGCCGCCGACATTGTCGTCTTCGATCCGCAATCGTTCATCGACAAGGCAACCTTCGAGGAACCCTATCAATACGCTGAAGGAATGCAATACGTGTTGGTTAATGGCACTATGGCTGTCTACAAGGGAACTCCGACGGGTGCCTTGGCTGGCCGAGCCTTGCAAAAGAACGCCGATCAAAAAACGGCAAAATAA
- a CDS encoding NAD(P)/FAD-dependent oxidoreductase, whose protein sequence is MSATIEAPAPSQQMTINRNPAKATTPVYVVGAGVVGAACAHYLAEAGCQVVLIDQGEFGRGCSHGNCGYVSPSHVLPLCRPGAISSSLWTLFQKNSPFKIRPRLDLQMWMWFLRFALRCNFKDMLNAGQARHAMLASSRRLYQELMEIGKLGDCDWEMKGLMFVHHNERHFEHFEKTNRLLTERFGVSADRLDRDELLKREPALKPVVAGAWYYDCDAHIRPDLLMKSWRKLLQQQGVEIREHCQFLDLEVQSKKITRLFTSRGDFPVDHVVFATGAWSRQLQKKLGVAIPIEPGKGYSITMPRPAICPSHSMIFEDHRVAVTPTKNEYRIGSTMEFAGYDNTLRPDRLSLLTEGAKFYLRDPQTEPIVERWYGWRPMSCDGVPIVGKLPRMDNAWLAAGHSMLGLSMATATGKLVAEMLAGSTPHIDPHPYRVHRF, encoded by the coding sequence ATGTCAGCCACGATCGAAGCCCCCGCGCCAAGTCAGCAGATGACGATTAACCGCAATCCCGCTAAAGCCACCACGCCTGTCTATGTCGTGGGTGCCGGCGTCGTTGGGGCCGCCTGTGCCCACTATCTCGCCGAGGCGGGTTGCCAGGTCGTGTTGATCGATCAGGGCGAATTCGGACGGGGTTGCTCGCATGGCAATTGCGGCTACGTCTCCCCCAGCCACGTCCTTCCGCTCTGCCGCCCGGGGGCGATCAGTTCCTCGCTCTGGACACTCTTCCAAAAGAACTCCCCGTTCAAGATTCGTCCCCGCCTCGACCTGCAAATGTGGATGTGGTTTTTAAGGTTTGCGTTGCGTTGCAACTTCAAGGATATGCTTAATGCTGGGCAGGCCCGCCATGCGATGCTGGCTTCCTCCCGGCGGCTCTATCAGGAATTGATGGAGATCGGCAAGCTGGGGGATTGCGACTGGGAAATGAAGGGGCTGATGTTCGTCCATCACAACGAACGCCATTTCGAACACTTCGAGAAGACCAACCGCCTGCTGACCGAACGATTTGGAGTTTCCGCGGATCGCCTGGATCGCGACGAACTACTAAAGCGTGAACCTGCCCTCAAACCTGTGGTGGCCGGTGCCTGGTACTACGATTGCGATGCCCACATCCGCCCCGACCTGCTGATGAAATCGTGGCGGAAGCTGCTCCAGCAGCAGGGTGTCGAAATTCGCGAACATTGCCAGTTCCTCGACCTGGAGGTGCAATCGAAAAAGATCACCCGCCTGTTCACCAGCCGCGGCGACTTTCCTGTCGATCATGTCGTCTTCGCTACGGGGGCCTGGTCGCGGCAGTTGCAAAAGAAGCTGGGTGTGGCAATTCCCATCGAGCCGGGCAAAGGCTACTCGATCACCATGCCCCGCCCCGCGATCTGCCCCAGTCATTCGATGATCTTCGAGGATCATCGCGTCGCCGTCACACCCACCAAGAACGAATATCGCATTGGCTCAACGATGGAGTTCGCGGGTTATGACAACACGCTGCGGCCTGATCGCTTGAGCCTCCTCACTGAAGGAGCCAAGTTCTATCTCCGCGATCCGCAGACGGAACCGATTGTCGAACGCTGGTACGGTTGGCGGCCCATGAGCTGCGATGGCGTCCCCATTGTCGGAAAACTGCCCCGCATGGACAACGCCTGGCTCGCCGCCGGTCATAGCATGCTCGGCTTGTCGATGGCGACGGCCACCGGAAAGCTGGTGGCGGAAATGCTGGCCGGCTCTACGCCCCATATCGATCCCCACCCCTATCGCGTCCATCGCTTCTAA
- a CDS encoding carboxypeptidase-like regulatory domain-containing protein, translating to MRFHPYGLKTYRLLPHALPLWLFLWFASGCSQPVGTIEGSVTINGEPAKGMAVTFKSTDDNFEGFGMTDEQGRFRIFRGRGKQDFLPGNYKVAIGVMETEGDSNRGKKIPEEVSDINQTTLVKTVQAGRNDIKIDLNPVLRTP from the coding sequence ATGCGATTCCATCCGTACGGTCTCAAGACCTATCGACTCCTGCCCCACGCATTACCGCTGTGGCTCTTCCTTTGGTTCGCCAGCGGTTGTTCTCAGCCAGTGGGAACGATTGAAGGTTCTGTCACGATCAACGGCGAACCCGCCAAAGGTATGGCCGTCACCTTCAAGTCGACCGACGACAATTTCGAAGGGTTCGGCATGACCGATGAACAAGGCCGTTTCCGTATCTTCCGGGGTCGCGGCAAACAGGATTTCCTCCCCGGCAACTACAAGGTCGCCATTGGAGTCATGGAAACCGAGGGGGACAGCAATCGCGGCAAGAAAATCCCAGAAGAGGTCTCTGATATCAACCAGACGACGCTGGTCAAAACCGTTCAAGCCGGGCGGAACGACATCAAGATCGATTTGAATCCCGTACTGCGGACACCTTAG
- a CDS encoding DUF1559 domain-containing protein, which translates to MSYSFPTDFSTTALPPNSRRGFTLIELLVVIAIIAVLIALLLPAVQQAREAARRSQCRNNLKQIGLALHNYHDVYQRLPAGYAYDANNLIPIYGWAVSILPYLDQAPLYNALNPGNIPLSARYVATFTAQDQQLLQTPISVFRCPSDIAPQVHDFPFGATNFFYPGTSNYVAYGGSGLTTETLTNNYDAHGTFFGNSYLPFARISDGLSNTFFVSERDASPVGPATNGFTTNFGAAVWAGIASRNNAIRPYRTLTHAVYRINYDYVQALNDTTSAYNGRGVSSYHTGGVHVLMGDGGVRFVNENIEHTTTYRYLVWRDDGLVNAEF; encoded by the coding sequence GTGTCCTATTCTTTTCCTACAGACTTTTCGACAACCGCACTCCCTCCCAACTCTCGCAGGGGGTTCACGTTGATCGAACTACTGGTTGTCATCGCGATCATCGCCGTCTTAATCGCTCTGCTTCTCCCCGCCGTCCAGCAGGCCCGTGAAGCCGCCCGCCGCAGCCAATGCCGGAACAATCTTAAACAGATCGGCCTGGCACTCCATAATTATCATGATGTCTATCAAAGGCTGCCCGCTGGTTACGCCTACGACGCCAACAACCTGATCCCGATCTATGGGTGGGCCGTCTCCATCCTTCCCTATCTGGATCAGGCTCCTCTTTACAATGCCCTGAACCCGGGCAACATTCCCTTAAGTGCCCGCTATGTGGCGACATTCACTGCGCAGGATCAGCAACTCCTTCAGACGCCGATCTCCGTCTTCCGGTGCCCATCGGATATCGCCCCGCAGGTCCATGATTTTCCCTTCGGCGCGACGAATTTCTTTTATCCGGGCACCTCCAACTATGTTGCCTATGGTGGATCGGGACTGACCACCGAGACGCTGACCAACAACTACGACGCCCACGGCACTTTCTTCGGCAATTCTTATCTTCCGTTCGCCAGGATCTCTGACGGGCTCTCGAACACATTCTTCGTGAGCGAACGGGATGCCTCTCCCGTCGGCCCCGCCACCAACGGCTTCACCACGAATTTCGGCGCGGCCGTCTGGGCCGGGATCGCCAGTCGCAACAACGCCATTCGCCCCTATCGAACTTTGACTCATGCCGTTTATCGCATCAACTATGACTACGTTCAGGCGCTGAATGATACGACCAGTGCCTACAACGGGCGCGGAGTGAGCAGCTATCACACAGGGGGCGTCCACGTCCTGATGGGTGACGGCGGCGTTCGATTTGTGAACGAGAACATCGAGCACACCACCACCTACCGCTACCTGGTCTGGCGGGACGACGGTCTGGTCAATGCCGAGTTCTAA
- a CDS encoding AraC family transcriptional regulator, whose product MPNYSRSVAVLIETGDSWGRNVVEAVARYAQKSRWALVISPRDEDGRLRLPHRWQGDGAVAMLRDVPMARSLQTAAIPVVDVDVLMRQETWVGRVVTDDRVRIAMAFEHFRSKNFTHFACFAPHVNRYPDQRSQLFQQVARKAGFYCCGFDKLERNELGWYADPQLVAQWIRSQPSPLAVFAPDPVPARQLAEICQWEGIHIPDEVAILSGDTDDLLCSIASPPISSVELDCARIGHEACALLHRMMNGRPAPKHPKLIPPLRVIARHSTEILAVADQEIGDVLRFIRSHACEGIRVPDILKVYPISRRTLEQKFQTILGRTPSEEIRRTRLEQARNLLVDSDLPISSVATKCGFSSSVEFSHAFRKYLGIKPSDLRPQR is encoded by the coding sequence ATGCCAAACTACAGTCGATCCGTTGCTGTTCTGATCGAAACCGGCGACAGCTGGGGGCGGAATGTCGTTGAGGCGGTCGCGCGGTATGCTCAGAAATCCCGCTGGGCACTGGTCATCTCCCCTCGCGACGAAGACGGCCGTCTGCGGCTGCCCCACCGTTGGCAAGGCGACGGCGCGGTCGCCATGCTCCGCGATGTCCCCATGGCCCGCAGCCTGCAAACCGCCGCGATTCCCGTGGTCGATGTCGATGTTCTCATGCGGCAGGAGACGTGGGTGGGCCGCGTCGTTACCGACGACCGCGTCCGCATTGCAATGGCCTTTGAACACTTCCGCTCGAAGAACTTCACCCACTTCGCCTGCTTCGCCCCACATGTGAACCGCTACCCCGATCAGCGTTCACAACTCTTCCAGCAGGTCGCCAGGAAGGCCGGCTTCTATTGCTGCGGCTTCGACAAGCTCGAGCGGAACGAACTGGGGTGGTACGCAGACCCCCAACTTGTCGCCCAGTGGATTCGCTCCCAACCCAGCCCGCTGGCGGTCTTCGCTCCCGATCCCGTCCCAGCCCGTCAACTGGCAGAGATCTGCCAGTGGGAAGGGATTCACATTCCAGACGAAGTCGCGATCCTGTCTGGTGACACCGACGATCTGCTTTGCAGCATCGCCTCGCCGCCCATCTCCAGCGTCGAGCTCGATTGTGCCCGCATCGGACATGAGGCCTGTGCTTTGCTCCACCGCATGATGAACGGCCGCCCCGCCCCCAAGCATCCCAAGCTGATCCCGCCGCTGCGCGTCATCGCCCGGCACTCGACCGAGATCCTCGCCGTCGCGGACCAGGAGATCGGCGACGTTCTCCGCTTCATCCGCTCACACGCCTGCGAAGGGATTCGCGTCCCTGACATTCTCAAGGTGTACCCTATTTCCCGCCGTACGCTGGAGCAGAAGTTCCAGACGATTCTCGGCCGAACTCCCTCCGAGGAGATCCGCCGCACCCGGCTCGAACAGGCCCGCAATCTCCTTGTCGATAGCGATCTGCCGATCTCGTCGGTCGCCACAAAATGCGGCTTCTCCAGCAGCGTCGAATTCTCGCACGCTTTCCGCAAATACCTGGGTATTAAACCGTCCGATCTCCGGCCGCAGCGTTGA
- a CDS encoding DUF2997 domain-containing protein — translation MPPTLEVLVAPDGSVQVKAQGFQGASCRTATQALIAALGLPTQEQLQPEFYATPTTHASQELSQGA, via the coding sequence ATGCCTCCCACTCTTGAAGTGCTGGTCGCTCCCGATGGCTCAGTCCAGGTGAAAGCCCAGGGCTTTCAAGGGGCCAGCTGTCGCACAGCCACTCAGGCACTCATTGCGGCCTTAGGGCTCCCGACTCAGGAGCAACTTCAGCCCGAGTTCTACGCGACGCCCACCACCCACGCCTCGCAGGAGCTTTCGCAGGGAGCCTGA
- a CDS encoding AAA family ATPase, whose product MSFSEQLIEHIRAAFSGIWIQSPEVEEVERTLIRLAPSQSWNLAVWDLAQGFWRMGGTASPEVADPLSALKAFATLRDHETASATLLVLPNFHRFLQSPEIIQQLVSLLKLGKRERMFVVIVSPVLQLPVELTRQFVVLEFPLPAAVELGEIARELVSDTPDLLPTGPAWNQLLDAAAGLTRIEAEGAFALSLTRHGNFQPEVIWELKAQLLRQQNLLRLHRGNESFANLGGLASLKTFCRQALRPGRSASTVKARGVLLLSPPGCGKSAFCRALGNETGRPVLTLDLGAVLGGIVGETERNIRQALQVVDAMAPCVLFVDELEKGLAGVGGTGDAGVATRLFGTLLTWLSDHTSDVFFVGTANHIQHLPPEFTRAERLDGIFFVDLPTKAQRHEIWTLYRRQYDISASEPIPADDGWTGAEIKSCCRLSALLGISLTEAAQQVVPVSKTSAEVIEQLRQWAHGRCLSADQAGIYTHTPAATSRRKVTPSTN is encoded by the coding sequence ATGAGTTTTTCGGAACAGCTGATCGAACATATCCGGGCCGCCTTCAGCGGAATCTGGATTCAGTCCCCTGAAGTGGAAGAAGTCGAGCGGACACTCATCCGCCTCGCACCCTCCCAGTCCTGGAACCTGGCCGTCTGGGATCTGGCGCAAGGGTTCTGGCGCATGGGGGGTACTGCCAGCCCTGAGGTCGCCGATCCTCTCTCAGCTCTCAAGGCGTTTGCCACCCTGCGAGATCACGAGACGGCTTCAGCGACTCTGCTGGTCCTGCCAAACTTTCACCGCTTCCTCCAAAGCCCCGAGATCATCCAGCAACTGGTATCACTCCTCAAGCTGGGGAAGCGGGAGCGGATGTTTGTGGTGATCGTTTCCCCGGTCCTTCAACTCCCCGTGGAGCTGACCCGGCAGTTTGTGGTACTGGAGTTTCCCCTTCCTGCGGCTGTTGAACTGGGTGAGATTGCCCGGGAACTGGTTTCGGATACTCCCGATCTCCTTCCCACAGGCCCCGCCTGGAATCAGCTTCTTGATGCGGCAGCGGGATTAACCCGCATTGAAGCCGAAGGGGCGTTCGCTCTCTCACTCACCCGGCATGGGAACTTCCAGCCCGAAGTGATCTGGGAACTCAAGGCCCAGCTCCTTCGCCAGCAGAACCTCCTGCGGCTTCACCGGGGAAACGAGTCATTCGCGAATCTCGGGGGACTGGCGTCGTTAAAAACCTTTTGCCGCCAGGCCCTGCGGCCTGGGCGATCAGCCTCGACAGTGAAAGCCCGTGGCGTGTTGCTCCTCTCGCCGCCTGGTTGTGGAAAGTCGGCTTTCTGCCGGGCGCTGGGGAATGAGACCGGGCGACCAGTCCTCACGCTCGATCTGGGAGCCGTGCTGGGCGGGATTGTGGGGGAGACAGAACGCAACATCCGTCAGGCCCTGCAGGTCGTCGATGCCATGGCTCCCTGTGTGCTGTTTGTCGATGAACTCGAGAAAGGACTCGCAGGAGTCGGTGGAACTGGCGATGCCGGGGTCGCCACCCGGCTGTTTGGGACACTCCTCACCTGGCTCTCCGACCACACGAGCGATGTGTTCTTCGTGGGGACTGCCAACCACATCCAGCACCTCCCGCCCGAGTTCACTCGTGCGGAGCGACTCGATGGGATCTTCTTCGTCGATCTCCCCACCAAAGCCCAGCGGCATGAGATCTGGACGCTCTACCGAAGGCAGTACGACATCAGTGCCAGTGAGCCGATTCCTGCTGACGATGGCTGGACGGGTGCCGAGATTAAGTCCTGCTGCCGACTCTCGGCTTTGCTGGGGATTTCCCTCACAGAAGCGGCCCAGCAGGTCGTCCCGGTTTCGAAGACGTCTGCTGAGGTGATCGAACAGCTGCGACAATGGGCCCATGGGCGTTGCCTCTCGGCCGATCAGGCCGGGATTTATACCCACACCCCGGCTGCCACCTCCCGGCGGAAGGTGACGCCTTCCACCAACTGA